The DNA window TCAGGTAATTCTGGCACTTAGTCTAAAAAATTATTTACATCAATTATATCCTGAGGTTTTAAGCTTCCTGTAGCTTGTTTAAACTCAAGACTTCTAATAATGAAATCATATTTTGCTTGAGATAACCTATTCTGAGCATCAAAAAAATTTCTCTCAGCTCGTAATAGGTCAACTAGGTTTCTTGCTTTAAGCTCATATCCAAGTCTTGTTGCTTCTAAAGCATCTTCAGAACTTTCATAAGAAGCCTCTAGTGATTCAATATTTAATTGCCCAGTTTTTAAAGATGTGTAAAGGGATCTAATGCGTTGAGTTACATTTCTTTGAATTAGTAAAAGCTGCTCCTCTGTTCTAACTTCTTCGAGCATGGCTTGCCTTCTTTGTGAGCTGTTTAATCCCGAAGTAAAAAGTGGCATGGAAAATTGAACAGAAAAACTCCTATTTTCAGTTTCCTCGGGTATAAAAAAAGGTAAATCTAAATCCGAGTCCACGCCATCAAAAGTGTATTGTTTAGAGGTTCTCCTGTTGGCATTTGCATTTAAATCTATTTTTGGAAGAAAGTTTGATGTTCTTGCTCTTGTTTTAGACTCGGCTGCTTCAAGTCTACTTTCTGCTTCTGAAATTAAGAAATTATTTTCAATTCCTTTTTCTACTTCGTCAGAAACACCTTCTAGATCAACAACAGATTTAAAATTATCTTTCAAGGGACTTATTAATTTAACTTCCCTTCCAACAATGGCATTTAATTCCTCAAATGCAATATCCACATTACCTTCTGCAAGAACTCTATCTGAAATAGCTCTATTTAAGGCTGCTTTTGCTTCTGCCAACTCAATTCTTGAGGCAGCACCTGCTTCAAATTTATCATTAATTTCTTCAAATTGATTTTCCAAAGTTCTTTCATTAGCGCCTCTTGTTTTAAAGAGTGACCTTGCTGACAAAACATTAAAATAAGCTCTTGTCACTCTTATCATTAAATTCTGTTGTTGATAGGCAAATTGAGCTTCAGCTGCACGATAGTTCTTTTGCGCTTGCCGTGAAGTAAACCAGGAATCAAGTCTGAAGAGTGGTTGGTTAAAATTTAGGTTATAAGTAAAAGTGTTGTAATCGTTTTGCAATATTCTCTCTTGATAATATTCATTCCAATTAGTGGATGCAGATAGATTCAATCGAGGCAACAATGCAGAAATTGATTGGTTTCTAAATTCTTTGGAAATTTTTAAATCAGCTTTTTTTGAATTAAATTCTGGGTCTCTTTCTAAAGCCTCATTATAAATTGAAAGCAAATCATCAGCTGTAAAAACTGTGGAGACGAATATTAATGTTAAAAATAATTTTTTCATGGTAAAAATATGTTTGTATTCTGCATTAAAACCTTTTATTTAACAATTTAATCTTAATATCTTAGTATTCTGTAATTAGTTTCAAATTAGTATGAATAAAATTCCTAAAATTCTTTCAATTGCTGGCTCAGATTCAGGTGGTGGAGCAGGAATTCAAGCTGATATTAAAGCTATTTCTTTCCATAAAGGTTATGCAATGACAGTTTTAACAGCAGTTACAGCACAAAATACCCTTGGAGTTCAAGAAATTTTTCCACTACCCAAAGAGATAATAAAAAAACAACTCGAATCAGTAATGGATGATCTGGCTCCAGATGTAATTAAGACTGGGATGTTAGCAGATCACGAGACTATAGAGTTAATATCAGAATTTATAAAAAATAAAAAAATTGTTGTTGATCCTGTAATGGTTGCAACTTCAGGTGACAGGTTAATTGAGTCTTCTGCGGTAGAAGCTATTATGAATTTTCTAATTCCTAATGCATATCTTGTAACACCCAACATTTATGAGGCTGAAATTCTATCGAATATAAAAATTATTGATTTAAAGACTCAAATAGAAGCAGGTAAAAAAATCCTTGAACATGGTGCAGAGAATGTTTTAATTAAAGGCGGCCATAGTAACAGTGAAATTATTCATGATTGTCTTATTCAAAAAGATTTAAAAGAAACAATATTTAAAAGCAAGAGACTTGATAGTAAAAATACTCATGGTACTGGCTGTTCATTAGCAAGTTCAATTGCTACCCTCTTGGGAAGGGGTTTTGATATCGAAGCAGCAACTAGTAGTTCAATAGAGTACGTGCAAAATGGCATAAAGAGAGCCCCTAACTTTGGACAAGGTAACGGACCTATATTACATTTCGATGATTAAGTTTTATGACAGAAAGAACTATTCTTTAATAAATATTAAGCCAAATAATTCTTCCACGATAAATGAAAATATTATTTTTTTTGGGTTTTTAGGTTTGCTTTGTCTTACTTTTGGTATTGGATTTTTTTTCATTGGAGCTACGCTAATATTGCCGTTTGCTGGCATTGAAATAATTGCTTTGATTATAGTCTTAAGGCTCAATAGAAATTGGTCTTCCCAATGGCAAAAAATTAAAATCGATAAACTCTATGTTGAGATTGAAGAACAAAAAGGAAAAAAAACTAAAAATAAATTTGATAGGTTTTTATCGAAATTTATTGTTGAAAGTAAGATTGTAAGAAAAATATATTTTGTAAACAAAACTACCAAGATTGAGCTTGGCTCTTTTTTAACTGAAGAGGAAAAGGATAAATTAATTAATTTTTTAGAGAGGAAAGTTCAACAATTTAACTTTTCTTAAAAATGAAGATCAAGCTGTTCATAAGCAGGCAATCCATTTTTATATTTTGGGTAGCTCTCACCTTGTATAAGTGGACTTAAATAGGAAATGCCTTCATCAGTTATTCTAAAACCACAGTTTGAAATAAAATTATTTGGCAGTACTTTTTCTTTATTTGCAATTTCATTTAAGTCACCGACATCTATTTCCCATTTGTAAGGTTCATTTCCTAATCTTTTAATTATTGGCATATATCCACTTTTGGAATCTGCTGCCATATTTGCTGCGACTTCACCAACTGCGATAGCTTGCTCAACATCTGTTTTTGATGAAATATGTCTAGCGCTTCTTTGAAGATAATCAGATACAGACCAATGATATTTAATATTGAGGTTTTTATTAACAAGTTCTGCCAATTTAGGCGCAAGTCCACCAAGTTGGGTATGTCCAAATGAGTCCTTCTCTTTCGACGCTGAATAAAGTTCACCGGAAGAATTTTTTAGACCCTCTGATGCAATTACTACTGAGAATCCATCTTTATCAACATCATTTGAGATTCCATTGAGAAATTTTGTTTCATCAAAAGGAACTTCAGGCAATAAAATTTTGTGTACGTGACTCCCATTTTGATTAGCCAATTCTCCTGCAGCTGCAATCCAGCCAGCATGTCTTCCCATTACCTCAAGAATGAAAACTTTTGTGGATGTTTTACACATTGACTTGATGTCGAGTGAAGCTTCTTTTGCGGAAATTGCAATATATTTAGCAACAGAACCAAAACCAGGACAATTATCTGTAACTGCAAGATCATTATCTATAGTTTTTGGAATAGCAATAGCACACAAATCAAATTTTAAAATTTGTGCTGCTTGATGTATTTTGAGACAGGTGTCAGCAGAATCATTGCCCCCGTTGTAAAAAAAATAACCAATATTTCTATCTTCAAATTTTTTAAATATTTTTTCATAAAAAGATGAATCAGATTCAGGGTCGGGCAACTTATATCTACAAGAGCCAAACATCCCACCAGGACTTTCTAGTAAAAGATCCAAACTTTTTTGCGTCTTATTCAAATCATAGATTTCATCTTCAATAAGCCCAACAATTCCATTTTTCCCCACAAAAATGTTCGAATTTGAGAAATGTTTTTTAAAACCATTAAAAAGTCCATATGCTGAGCAATTTATTACAGAAGTTACTCCACCAGATTGAGCATAAAATGCATTTTTCATGAGACTTATCTTATACTCCATTTAGAGCAACATAAAGAATGAAGATTTTTTTTCTAGGTATATCCGGAACTTTTATGGGCAATCTGGCTCAAATTGCAAAGAAAAAAGGTTTTGAAGTTTTTGGAGTAGATCAAAAATTTTACCCACCAATGTCGGATGAGCTTTTAAATGCAGGTATTAAATTTCAAGAAGGCTACGAAGAAAAAAATTTTGTAGATACTGATATTTATGTAATTGGAAACAGTATATCAAGAGGTAATCCGCTTCTTGAGGTCATCATAAATAAAAATAAAAAAATAATTTCCGCTCCGGATTGGCTCTATCAATATGTTTTAAAGGAAAAAAAAGTAATTGCTGTTTCAGGTACACATGGTAAGACAACAGTTACCTCAATGATTGCTCATGCTTTTAAAGAAGATGGTAAAAATAATTTTGGTCATCTCATTGCAGGTGTTCCAGAAGAAATTCATTCTTGGTCCTTGGGCGATGATGACTACTTCGTAATCGAAAGTGATGAATATGATACGGCCTATTTCGATAAAGAGCCTAAATTTTTTCACTATAGACCCAACATTTTAATGATTAATAATATTGAATTTGATCATGCAGATATTTATTCATCTCTAGACGAAATAGAGAGCAAATTTATAAAGCTTCTTCAGCAAATGAAAAAAAGATCAAAAGCATATATAAATGCAGGCGCTGTCAGGAGTTCGTTTAAAGATAAAGTTCAGAAATTAGAAACGAATTGTGAGATTGAATTTTTCAATGCTCAGGGAGAAACTATTTCTGAAACAAATACTAATTTAGCATCAAAGATTCTTATAAACTTTTTTGAAGAAGATACTACAAAAAAATTACTTAAATCTTTTAAAGGCGTTAAAAGAAGATTTCAAATTTTATTTGAGAGCGAAAAAATCATACTCATAAATGATTTTGCTCACCATCCAACAGCTATTCAAGGAACTATAGAATTAACTCAAAAAGAATTTGTTGATGCAAAAATCATCCCTATTATTGAATTTGGTTCAAATACAATGCGAAATGGCCAGCATGATATTTCTCTTATGGCCATATTGGAAAATTTTAACTGCTATACAATTAATACCTCTGAAAAACAGCAGCAGTTATTTAAATCGTTTTCTTCAACATTCTCAGAAAATAAGTTTGAAGAAATATTAAACTCCAAAGAAAAAAAAATCGTTGTTTTGATGTGTGGGAATAGAGATTTTAATGGCTTGCAGATACAATTTTTAAATAAACTAAAATCATTAAAGTCTAAATGAAATAACTAACTATTTATGGTTTATAAAGACAGTTCTGAAAAAATAAAAAAAATATGTTTAAAAACTTTTGACGAATTAAAAGCGAATGATATTAAAGAACTAAACATAGAAAAAATCTCATCTTTTGCTTCATATTTGCTTATTGCCACTGGAACATCAAATAGACACATCAAGTCAATTGCAGATAAAGTGGTGGATGATTTAAAGGAGGGTAAAATTGATATTCTTGGTAAAGAAGGCTTTGAATCACAGGAATGGGTACTAATTGATGCAGGGGATGTTCTTATAAATGTAATGTCAAAAGACTCACGCGAACATTATGATCTTGAATCACTTTGGACAATGATCAAGAAATGAAATTAAACCTCCTATACGTAAGTTCACAAAAAAATAAAAGTGCACTTTTTTTGGAAGATGATTTGGTAAAGAGAATTAAAAGTCCGTTGAAACTAGAGCTAAAGAAAATTTTTTGCAAAACAGAATCTAACAATATTGAGCAACAAAAAAATATTGAATCAGAACAAATAAAAAAATTCCTTAACAAAAATAATTTTTTATTTTGTTTTGATAAAAATGGAGATAAATTCAGTTCTGAAAATTTTTCAGACTTACTTTTTAAACAAACTAAAGATATAGATTTTGTAATTGGAGGTTCATTTGGAATTAGTAAAAAACTTCTAGACTCTTCAAACAAAGTAATTTCTTTCTCAGATATGGAATTTTCTCATGATATATTCAGGTTAATGGCAATAGAACAAATATATAGAGCACAGTGTATTTTTAATAATCATCCTTATCATCAAAAATAATTATGGATAACAGATCATTTTTTAGAGGAAGAACAATTTTTCTAACATTTATTTTTCTTGCACTGATAGTAATCGTTCTTTTCAGATTTTTTTATCTACAAGTAATAAATGGAGATGAACTGAAAGAACTCAGAGAAAAAAATATTAATACTTTTGAGTATGTATATCCAAAAAGAGGGAGAATTATTTCAAAGGATGGTTTTGTACTTGCCGAAGACAGAAAAATATTTTCGATTGCAGTAAATTTAAATGTAAAACCAAATGAGCAGGCAATTGAAAAATTAATTTCTATTTTTCCAAATAAAATTGAAAATCAATATGTCAAAGATATTGTTGAGAAATCTATAAAAACGGGAAATCAAGAGGTTGTAGTTTCAAAATTAAATCAACAAGAATTGTCAAAGTTTTTAGTTAGGAGTAATGAGCTTGAAGGGTTTTCTGTAATTGAAAATTATGAGCGAATTTATGATCCTCATCCATCAATATTTCATGTTCTTGGCCATATGGGCTACTTATCTGAAAGAGATAAAACTTATTTCAAATCAAGAATAGATCAATATACACCGTCATTGTGGAGAAGAGTTGGTAAATCAGGAGTCGAAAGGATATATGAAGAGCAATTAAGAGGCAAACATGGAAAAAGATTTTTTTTAAGAAATGCAAGAGGGCAAAAAAAAGTTGAAATAGGTAAAGAGGATTTTATTGAGGGGAGTGATTTAAATATTTCAATTAATTTTAATGCCCAAAAAAAGGCATATGATCTATTAAATGGTAGAAAAGGCTCAATTGTAGTTATAGATTTAAGGGATTTTAGTATTCCTGTAGCAGTAAGCGCACCATCAATAAGCGCTAATGATTTAAGAGATATCTCTTCAAAAGAGTACCAGGCTTTACTTAATGATACAAAGAGACCACTTTTTAATAGAGCTTTTATGGGTCTCTATCCCCCAGGCTCAACAATAAAACCATTTTTTACTATTTTTGCTTTAAGCAATTCTTATACAAATTGGCAAGAGCAAATTTATGATGATGGATTTTTTAGATTTGCGGAGAGCGGTAGGGTTTTCAACGCGTGGCGTGAGGGCGGCCATGGTTTAACTAATTTAAATAAAGCTTTAGTAGAAAGTTCAAATCCATTTTTTATGAATCTTGCCACAAGATATGAAAAAGATTCTTTTACAGATTTTTTAGACTCTGGCTCATTCGGTAAAAGGTTATGTATTGATTGTTGGCCACACCAGTTCAGCCCTCTGATTTCAGATCAGTGGAAAACAAAAAATTTTGGTTCAAGATTATTTAGAGGTGATTTGGTTAACATGGGAGTAGGTCAGGGGTATTTAAGTGTTACGCCATTACATTTAGCTCTAATCTCCGCAATGATTGCTAAAAAGGGAGATTATGAAATTCCATATTTAGTGCAAAAAGAACAAGATATTCAACAGTTAAATTTTGATTTGACCGAAGAGGATTGGAAA is part of the SAR86 cluster bacterium genome and encodes:
- a CDS encoding TolC family outer membrane protein, which encodes MKKLFLTLIFVSTVFTADDLLSIYNEALERDPEFNSKKADLKISKEFRNQSISALLPRLNLSASTNWNEYYQERILQNDYNTFTYNLNFNQPLFRLDSWFTSRQAQKNYRAAEAQFAYQQQNLMIRVTRAYFNVLSARSLFKTRGANERTLENQFEEINDKFEAGAASRIELAEAKAALNRAISDRVLAEGNVDIAFEELNAIVGREVKLISPLKDNFKSVVDLEGVSDEVEKGIENNFLISEAESRLEAAESKTRARTSNFLPKIDLNANANRRTSKQYTFDGVDSDLDLPFFIPEETENRSFSVQFSMPLFTSGLNSSQRRQAMLEEVRTEEQLLLIQRNVTQRIRSLYTSLKTGQLNIESLEASYESSEDALEATRLGYELKARNLVDLLRAERNFFDAQNRLSQAKYDFIIRSLEFKQATGSLKPQDIIDVNNFLD
- the thiD gene encoding bifunctional hydroxymethylpyrimidine kinase/phosphomethylpyrimidine kinase, with product MNKIPKILSIAGSDSGGGAGIQADIKAISFHKGYAMTVLTAVTAQNTLGVQEIFPLPKEIIKKQLESVMDDLAPDVIKTGMLADHETIELISEFIKNKKIVVDPVMVATSGDRLIESSAVEAIMNFLIPNAYLVTPNIYEAEILSNIKIIDLKTQIEAGKKILEHGAENVLIKGGHSNSEIIHDCLIQKDLKETIFKSKRLDSKNTHGTGCSLASSIATLLGRGFDIEAATSSSIEYVQNGIKRAPNFGQGNGPILHFDD
- a CDS encoding DUF2244 domain-containing protein — encoded protein: MIKFYDRKNYSLINIKPNNSSTINENIIFFGFLGLLCLTFGIGFFFIGATLILPFAGIEIIALIIVLRLNRNWSSQWQKIKIDKLYVEIEEQKGKKTKNKFDRFLSKFIVESKIVRKIYFVNKTTKIELGSFLTEEEKDKLINFLERKVQQFNFS
- a CDS encoding 6-phosphofructokinase, whose product is MKNAFYAQSGGVTSVINCSAYGLFNGFKKHFSNSNIFVGKNGIVGLIEDEIYDLNKTQKSLDLLLESPGGMFGSCRYKLPDPESDSSFYEKIFKKFEDRNIGYFFYNGGNDSADTCLKIHQAAQILKFDLCAIAIPKTIDNDLAVTDNCPGFGSVAKYIAISAKEASLDIKSMCKTSTKVFILEVMGRHAGWIAAAGELANQNGSHVHKILLPEVPFDETKFLNGISNDVDKDGFSVVIASEGLKNSSGELYSASKEKDSFGHTQLGGLAPKLAELVNKNLNIKYHWSVSDYLQRSARHISSKTDVEQAIAVGEVAANMAADSKSGYMPIIKRLGNEPYKWEIDVGDLNEIANKEKVLPNNFISNCGFRITDEGISYLSPLIQGESYPKYKNGLPAYEQLDLHF
- a CDS encoding Mur ligase family protein, with amino-acid sequence MKIFFLGISGTFMGNLAQIAKKKGFEVFGVDQKFYPPMSDELLNAGIKFQEGYEEKNFVDTDIYVIGNSISRGNPLLEVIINKNKKIISAPDWLYQYVLKEKKVIAVSGTHGKTTVTSMIAHAFKEDGKNNFGHLIAGVPEEIHSWSLGDDDYFVIESDEYDTAYFDKEPKFFHYRPNILMINNIEFDHADIYSSLDEIESKFIKLLQQMKKRSKAYINAGAVRSSFKDKVQKLETNCEIEFFNAQGETISETNTNLASKILINFFEEDTTKKLLKSFKGVKRRFQILFESEKIILINDFAHHPTAIQGTIELTQKEFVDAKIIPIIEFGSNTMRNGQHDISLMAILENFNCYTINTSEKQQQLFKSFSSTFSENKFEEILNSKEKKIVVLMCGNRDFNGLQIQFLNKLKSLKSK
- the rsfS gene encoding ribosome silencing factor gives rise to the protein MVYKDSSEKIKKICLKTFDELKANDIKELNIEKISSFASYLLIATGTSNRHIKSIADKVVDDLKEGKIDILGKEGFESQEWVLIDAGDVLINVMSKDSREHYDLESLWTMIKK
- a CDS encoding 23S rRNA (pseudouridine(1915)-N(3))-methyltransferase RlmH, translating into MKLNLLYVSSQKNKSALFLEDDLVKRIKSPLKLELKKIFCKTESNNIEQQKNIESEQIKKFLNKNNFLFCFDKNGDKFSSENFSDLLFKQTKDIDFVIGGSFGISKKLLDSSNKVISFSDMEFSHDIFRLMAIEQIYRAQCIFNNHPYHQK
- the mrdA gene encoding penicillin-binding protein 2; this translates as MDNRSFFRGRTIFLTFIFLALIVIVLFRFFYLQVINGDELKELREKNINTFEYVYPKRGRIISKDGFVLAEDRKIFSIAVNLNVKPNEQAIEKLISIFPNKIENQYVKDIVEKSIKTGNQEVVVSKLNQQELSKFLVRSNELEGFSVIENYERIYDPHPSIFHVLGHMGYLSERDKTYFKSRIDQYTPSLWRRVGKSGVERIYEEQLRGKHGKRFFLRNARGQKKVEIGKEDFIEGSDLNISINFNAQKKAYDLLNGRKGSIVVIDLRDFSIPVAVSAPSISANDLRDISSKEYQALLNDTKRPLFNRAFMGLYPPGSTIKPFFTIFALSNSYTNWQEQIYDDGFFRFAESGRVFNAWREGGHGLTNLNKALVESSNPFFMNLATRYEKDSFTDFLDSGSFGKRLCIDCWPHQFSPLISDQWKTKNFGSRLFRGDLVNMGVGQGYLSVTPLHLALISAMIAKKGDYEIPYLVQKEQDIQQLNFDLTEEDWKQLHESLTQVIYSRNGTGIRIQPGDMKLAGKTGTAQVKSINSKEEYDDLRENEEFRDHAMFIGFAPYDEPRYAISVVIENGEWGGSVAGPVARDVLLEVFDAD